The following nucleotide sequence is from Nesterenkonia xinjiangensis.
GCCATCCTCAGCGAGGAGATCTTCGGCCCGGTGGCTCCGGTGGTGGTCTACACCGACCAGGACGAGATGATCGCCCGCGCCAACGACTCCGAGGTGGGCCTGTCCTCCTACGTCTTCGCCGGGAACCTGCAGCGTGCCATGCAGATCGGTGAGAGGCTGGAGGCGGGGATGGTCGGGATCAACCGCGGCATCGTCTCCGACCCGAGCGCACCCTTCGGCGGCGTCAAGCAGGCCGGCATCGGCCGTGAGGGCGGCAGCTTCGGCATCGAGGAGTTCACCGAACCGCAGTACCTGAGCGTCGACTGGTCCACGGTCTGACCTGCTGGTCCGATCCGCCGGACTGACCCGCCGAACTGACCGCACGTCCACGAGGGAGCCGAGACGATGACCGAGACCACCAGTTCCGAGACCACCAGTTCCGAGACCACGAGCTCTGAGACCACCCGTCTGGAGTACCGCACCCGGGATCCGCGCACCAACACCGTGCTGGAGACCTTCGACGTCCTGGAGCCGGCGCAGCTGGAGGAGGTGCTGGAGGTCGGCCACCAGGCCTTCCAGGACTGGCGGACCCTGGACATCGAGGACCGTGCGGTGTTCGCCCACCGCATCGCTGACCTGTTCGAGGAGCGACGCACGGACCTGGCCGTCATCGCCTCCACGGAGATGGGCAAGGCGCTGGACCAGGCGGACGGCGAGGTGCAGGAGTGCATCGACATCTTCCGCTATTACGCCGTCAACGGTCCCCACCTGGGCGCTGACGAGGTCATCAAGGAGATCGACGGGCGCCGGGCCGTGATCCAGAAGCGTCCGCTGGGGATGCTGCTGGGCATCATGCCGTGGAACTTCCCGTTCTACCAGGTGGCCCGGTTCGCGGCGCCGAACCTTTTGCTGGGCAACACGCTCCTGCTCAAGCACACGGAGTCGTGCCCGCGCTCGGCGCTGGCCCTGCAGCGGCTCCTCGACGACGCCGGGCTGCCGGCGGGCGTCTACCAGAACGTCTTCGTCACCCATGACCAGGTCGAGCAGATCATCGCCGACGACCGGGTCCAGGGAGTCTCGCTCACCGGCTCCGAGCGGGCCGGCTCGGCAGTGGCCTCCCTCGCGGGGCGGCACCTGAAGAAGGTGGTGCTCGAGCTGGGCGGCTCGGACCCGCACATCTACCTGTCGGCGGAGGACGTCGCCCAGGCCGCCCGCGAGGCGGTGGAGTTCCGTCTGGACACCATGGGTCAGGCCTGCACCTCGAACAAGCGGCTGATCGTGCTCGAGGACCTCTACGAGGAGTTCGTGGACGCGGTGGTCGAGGAGATCGGCGCCCTGGAGCCAGGTGACCCGCTGGAGCCTCGGCCGGGGCACTACTATCCCCTCTCCTCCGAGCAGGCCGCCGAGGGTCTGCACGGTCAGCTGCGGCGCGCCGTCGAGCAGGGGGCGCGGCTGCGAGTGGGCGGCGACCGGCCGGATCGTCCGGGAGCTTGGCTGCGGCCGGCCGTGCTCACCGATGTCAGCGAGCACACGGACGCCTACCGCCAGGAGCTCTTCGGACCGGTCCTGACGATCTACCGGGTCCGTGATGAGGAGGAAGCGGTACGCCTGGCCAACGACTCGTCCTACGGTCTCGGCGGCGCGGTCTTCTCGCAGGACCGGGCTCAGGCATTGCGCGTGGCCCAGCAGCTCGAGGTCGGCATGTCCAATGTCAACGTCGGCGGCTCCGAGGCCGCGGACATGCCCTTCGGCGGTGTGAAGCGCTCCGGGTTCGGCCGAGAGCTGGGACCGCTGGGGATGGACGAGTTCGTCAACAAGCGCCTGCTGAACATCGTCGACCCGGAGATTGCGGGGCGCGAGGGCTGAGACACCCCACCGGGTGCCGGTGAGGGTGCGACATGTCGAGGCGGGGGGGGGAAGCCCGATGACGTCTCCGGAGGCCTCCGTGCCCCATGACCTGAGTCGACCCATCCACGACGCGATGATGGTCTATCCGGGCGATCCCGCCGTCGTGCTGGGGCCCGGGCTCACGCTTGAGGGCGACGGCGTCGCCGTCGCGCGTCTGACCTGCGGCTCACACACGGGCACCCACCTGGATGCCCCGAGCCACACGGTGCCCGGGGGGCGGACGACCTCACAGATCCGGCTGGAGGAGCTCATCGGCCCGGCCCGGGTGATCCACCTGGAGGCTGGTCCGGGGCACCTGGTGGCACCGCAGGATCTGAGCCTCGGAGACGCGGAGCGACTGCCCCGCCGGGTGTTCCTGGCCTTCGGCTGGGACCGGTTCTTCGGCACGGAGCAGGCGCTGCAGCACCCGGGGCTGAGCGTGGAGGCCGCCGAGCTGCTGTGGTCGCGGGGGATGCGGGTCCTCGGCACCGATGCGCTGAGCCCTGACCTCACCGGAGCCGCCCTGACCGACCCAGCCTCGACCGACCCGGAGGCAGGGTTCCCCGTCCACGAGCTGGTGCTCGGCCGCGACGGGCTGATCGTGGAGAATCTGACCGGACTGCGCGATCTGCCGGCGGGGGAGCACCACGTGGGGATCTTCCCGCTGCCGCTGGCCGACGTCGACGGCGCTCCGGCGCGCGTGGTGGCCTGGCGGGGAGCTGCTCAGGGGCTCAGCGCCGGTGACCCGCCTGCGCCGCCAGCAACGTGAGCTGCTCCGGATCCTCGAGCGCTGATCCTACGGCCACGACGCTCACACCGGCATCGAGGAACTCTTGGGCGTTGTGGGCGTTCATCCCGCCCGTGGCCACGAAGTTCACGTGCGGGAAGGGGCCGCGCATCATAGCGAACCAGGAGGTCCCCAGCCACTGCGCGGGGAAGGCCTTCACCCAGGTCAGCCCGAGTGTGGTCGCGGCCTGCAGCTCGGTGGGAGTGGTGATGCCCGGGAGGAATGGCAACGACTCCTGCGCTGCGACGCGGACGAGCCCTGCGTCATAACCGGGGGAGACCAGATACTCCGCACCGGCCTCCTTGGCGGCGGGGATCTGTTCCTCGCGCACGATGGTGCCGGCGCCCACAGACCTGCCCCGTTGAGCGGCCAGACGGGAGACCTCGCGCAATGACACAAGGTCCTCGTCGGTCTGGAGGGGCAGCTCCACGGAGTCGATGCCGAGGTCCCAGGC
It contains:
- a CDS encoding NAD-dependent succinate-semialdehyde dehydrogenase, whose translation is MTETTSSETTSSETTSSETTRLEYRTRDPRTNTVLETFDVLEPAQLEEVLEVGHQAFQDWRTLDIEDRAVFAHRIADLFEERRTDLAVIASTEMGKALDQADGEVQECIDIFRYYAVNGPHLGADEVIKEIDGRRAVIQKRPLGMLLGIMPWNFPFYQVARFAAPNLLLGNTLLLKHTESCPRSALALQRLLDDAGLPAGVYQNVFVTHDQVEQIIADDRVQGVSLTGSERAGSAVASLAGRHLKKVVLELGGSDPHIYLSAEDVAQAAREAVEFRLDTMGQACTSNKRLIVLEDLYEEFVDAVVEEIGALEPGDPLEPRPGHYYPLSSEQAAEGLHGQLRRAVEQGARLRVGGDRPDRPGAWLRPAVLTDVSEHTDAYRQELFGPVLTIYRVRDEEEAVRLANDSSYGLGGAVFSQDRAQALRVAQQLEVGMSNVNVGGSEAADMPFGGVKRSGFGRELGPLGMDEFVNKRLLNIVDPEIAGREG
- a CDS encoding bifunctional 4-hydroxy-2-oxoglutarate aldolase/2-dehydro-3-deoxy-phosphogluconate aldolase; translated protein: MTSTSSAVENTWFDHAFGSAPVMAILRGMGVERSMELATTAWDLGIDSVELPLQTDEDLVSLREVSRLAAQRGRSVGAGTIVREEQIPAAKEAGAEYLVSPGYDAGLVRVAAQESLPFLPGITTPTELQAATTLGLTWVKAFPAQWLGTSWFAMMRGPFPHVNFVATGGMNAHNAQEFLDAGVSVVAVGSALEDPEQLTLLAAQAGHRR
- a CDS encoding cyclase family protein, whose protein sequence is MTSPEASVPHDLSRPIHDAMMVYPGDPAVVLGPGLTLEGDGVAVARLTCGSHTGTHLDAPSHTVPGGRTTSQIRLEELIGPARVIHLEAGPGHLVAPQDLSLGDAERLPRRVFLAFGWDRFFGTEQALQHPGLSVEAAELLWSRGMRVLGTDALSPDLTGAALTDPASTDPEAGFPVHELVLGRDGLIVENLTGLRDLPAGEHHVGIFPLPLADVDGAPARVVAWRGAAQGLSAGDPPAPPAT